The following proteins are encoded in a genomic region of Pelodictyon phaeoclathratiforme BU-1:
- a CDS encoding ATP-binding protein: MIIKRFQKKVLTQRIESEPRQFIQVLYGPRQVGKTTLALQFMESTKLSVHFASADLVASGQSSWISQQWEAARIKLRQSEEKEAVLIIDEIQKIGNWSEAVKREWDSDTAQRQSLKVVLLGSSRLLLQQGLTESLAGRFETLFIGHWSYREMNEAFDFTPEQYVWFGGYPGAAALINDEERWRRYITDSLIETSISKDILMLTRVDKPALMKRLFELGCGYSGQILSYTKILGQLQDAGNTTTLAHYLRLLDTAGLLGGLEKYSPEMVRRRASIPKFQVHNTALISAQQQYSFQEIVTNPSQWGRWVESAIGAHLINHARTDAINLFYWRQGNHEVDFVLEHKGKVIGLEVKSGRTGHASGMAAFEQQCKPYKVLLVGNSGIPWQEFLELESLELFA; the protein is encoded by the coding sequence ATGATCATCAAGCGCTTTCAAAAGAAAGTTCTGACACAACGGATCGAATCAGAACCCCGTCAATTCATTCAGGTGCTTTACGGCCCGCGTCAAGTTGGTAAAACCACGCTGGCATTGCAGTTTATGGAGTCAACAAAGCTTTCGGTTCATTTCGCTTCTGCAGATCTTGTTGCATCCGGGCAATCGAGCTGGATCAGCCAGCAATGGGAGGCGGCACGCATCAAGCTTCGGCAATCAGAAGAGAAGGAGGCGGTGCTCATCATCGACGAAATCCAGAAAATCGGCAACTGGAGCGAAGCGGTAAAGAGGGAGTGGGACAGCGACACCGCACAACGGCAATCACTCAAGGTGGTTCTGCTCGGCTCATCCCGGCTGTTACTGCAGCAAGGGTTGACGGAATCACTCGCTGGCCGATTTGAAACCCTCTTCATCGGGCACTGGTCGTACCGTGAAATGAACGAGGCATTTGACTTCACTCCTGAACAGTATGTCTGGTTTGGAGGCTATCCAGGTGCGGCAGCATTGATCAACGATGAAGAGCGCTGGAGGCGCTACATTACCGATTCACTCATCGAGACAAGCATTTCGAAAGATATTCTGATGCTGACCCGTGTTGACAAGCCAGCCTTGATGAAACGGCTCTTTGAACTGGGATGCGGTTATTCAGGCCAGATTCTCTCCTATACAAAAATCCTTGGTCAACTGCAGGATGCAGGTAATACAACAACACTGGCACACTATCTGCGCCTGCTCGATACCGCTGGCTTACTTGGCGGACTGGAAAAGTACAGCCCTGAAATGGTGCGGCGCCGGGCATCCATTCCGAAATTTCAGGTGCATAACACAGCTTTGATCAGCGCACAGCAGCAGTACTCTTTTCAGGAGATTGTCACAAACCCGTCGCAATGGGGCAGATGGGTTGAGTCGGCAATTGGCGCCCATCTCATTAATCATGCCCGCACCGATGCAATTAACCTCTTTTACTGGCGTCAGGGGAATCATGAGGTAGATTTTGTTTTGGAGCACAAAGGAAAAGTGATCGGCCTTGAAGTTAAAAGTGGCCGTACCGGGCACGCTTCCGGCATGGCAGCATTTGAGCAACAGTGCAAGCCGTACAAGGTTCTTCTGGTTGGAAACTCGGGGATTCCATGGCAGGAGTTTCTTGAACTGGAATCTTTGGAGCTGTTTGCGTGA
- a CDS encoding AbrB/MazE/SpoVT family DNA-binding domain-containing protein → MLTKVQKWGNSLALRIPKTWALEARLENNSEVEISLVEGKLVITPVVTIKQDLAHLLSGVTKENLHNECDTGNAAGKENW, encoded by the coding sequence ATGCTCACAAAGGTTCAGAAGTGGGGCAACAGCCTTGCCTTGAGAATACCGAAAACCTGGGCGCTTGAGGCCAGGCTCGAAAACAATTCAGAGGTAGAGATTTCTCTGGTTGAGGGAAAACTCGTTATCACTCCAGTGGTCACTATAAAACAAGATCTTGCTCACCTGCTTTCCGGCGTCACGAAAGAAAATCTGCATAACGAATGCGATACCGGTAATGCTGCAGGCAAAGAAAACTGGTAA
- the mazF gene encoding endoribonuclease MazF, translating to MAYTPDRGDMVWIAFNPQAGHEQAGRRPALVLSPKAYNSKVGLALLCPITSQIKGYPFEVLLPEGLNINGAILSDQVKSLDWKIRQAELICLLPSSVVDEVLHKLHTLLGL from the coding sequence ATGGCTTATACTCCGGATCGTGGTGACATGGTGTGGATTGCCTTTAATCCTCAGGCGGGTCATGAGCAGGCAGGACGTCGTCCAGCATTGGTCTTGTCTCCCAAAGCGTACAACTCCAAAGTTGGTCTGGCGCTTCTTTGCCCCATCACCAGCCAGATTAAAGGGTATCCCTTTGAAGTGCTGCTTCCTGAAGGGTTGAACATCAATGGCGCGATTTTATCTGATCAGGTAAAAAGTCTTGACTGGAAGATCCGGCAGGCAGAGTTAATTTGCCTATTGCCCTCGTCGGTAGTTGATGAAGTGCTGCATAAGTTGCATACCCTGTTGGGGTTGTAG
- a CDS encoding type II toxin-antitoxin system HipA family toxin, translated as MAKREEEQLLVWLDDPAFGPLQQIGTLSRGARGTVRFVYDPAWLRQVNAFPLDPELDLSAGDFFPGGSNFGVFMDSCPDRWGQLLMKRREAIEAKEEERTPRTLAPWDFLLGVQDCTRMGALRFSHPGESLYLANEALSAPPVAKIAELQEMAFELTRKKQDDFGKIKEWLNVLVAPGSSLGGARPKANLVDEDGALWIAKFPSADDDYDVALWEKLLHELAQQCHITVPEARLMQIGKGYHTFLVQRFDRTSNHRRFFASAMTMLHHADTDDASYLEIAEFLSTYGEADHIARNLEELFTRVVFNIATANRDDHLRNHGFIRSPSGWRLAPAFDMNPSFRKAEHVLSLDLYNRQPDFQVAIATAEYYRINRARAGIIVREVCEIVKEWKVLAKRLGLSGQECSEAEHLFYCGR; from the coding sequence ATGGCGAAGCGTGAAGAGGAGCAGCTCTTGGTGTGGCTTGACGACCCGGCATTCGGACCTCTCCAGCAGATAGGCACACTCTCGCGTGGGGCTCGGGGTACAGTCCGTTTTGTTTATGATCCAGCATGGCTCAGGCAGGTCAACGCATTTCCACTTGATCCGGAGCTTGATCTCTCGGCGGGCGACTTCTTTCCGGGAGGCTCCAATTTTGGAGTCTTCATGGATTCATGTCCCGATCGCTGGGGACAACTCCTGATGAAACGGAGGGAGGCGATTGAGGCAAAGGAGGAGGAGCGTACACCGAGAACGCTTGCCCCCTGGGATTTTCTGCTGGGAGTTCAGGACTGCACGCGCATGGGTGCCTTGCGTTTCAGCCACCCCGGGGAATCGCTCTATCTGGCCAACGAGGCGTTATCTGCTCCACCGGTGGCAAAAATTGCTGAGTTGCAGGAGATGGCCTTTGAGTTGACCAGAAAAAAGCAGGATGACTTCGGTAAAATCAAAGAGTGGCTGAACGTTCTTGTTGCCCCCGGTTCGTCACTTGGCGGCGCTCGTCCCAAAGCGAATCTGGTTGATGAGGATGGCGCTCTCTGGATTGCCAAATTCCCCTCTGCTGACGATGACTACGATGTTGCCCTCTGGGAAAAGCTGCTGCATGAGCTGGCACAGCAATGCCATATTACCGTTCCCGAAGCTCGCCTCATGCAGATTGGTAAAGGATACCACACCTTTCTGGTGCAGCGATTTGACCGAACCAGTAACCATCGCCGTTTTTTTGCCTCGGCCATGACCATGCTTCACCATGCCGACACCGACGATGCCAGTTATCTGGAGATTGCAGAATTTCTCTCTACCTACGGTGAAGCTGATCACATCGCACGTAACCTCGAAGAGCTGTTCACAAGAGTGGTGTTCAACATCGCCACGGCAAACCGCGATGACCATCTGCGCAATCACGGCTTCATACGCTCCCCTTCAGGATGGCGACTGGCACCTGCTTTCGACATGAATCCTTCGTTCAGAAAAGCAGAGCATGTGCTGTCACTTGATCTCTATAACCGTCAGCCTGATTTTCAGGTTGCGATTGCGACTGCCGAATATTACCGAATCAATCGCGCTCGTGCCGGGATAATTGTCCGTGAAGTGTGCGAGATTGTGAAAGAGTGGAAAGTTCTTGCAAAACGTCTTGGATTAAGCGGGCAGGAGTGCTCGGAGGCTGAACATTTGTTTTATTGCGGGAGATGA
- a CDS encoding helix-turn-helix domain-containing protein, with amino-acid sequence MTNRATPLYPASAKEMEALGQRLRDARLRRRFSMETVCARANLSRPTLYKIENGDPSVAVGFYIQVLRVLGLLGDLSLIAKEDALGRRLQDESLPQRRRAPRKKTPAGASDGEA; translated from the coding sequence ATGACAAACAGAGCCACACCACTATACCCCGCTTCGGCGAAAGAGATGGAGGCTCTGGGGCAGCGCCTCAGGGATGCGAGGCTTCGTCGTCGTTTTTCCATGGAGACCGTCTGCGCCAGGGCAAACCTCTCTCGTCCAACGCTCTATAAAATTGAGAATGGTGACCCGTCGGTCGCTGTCGGCTTCTACATCCAGGTGCTTCGTGTTCTCGGACTGCTTGGGGATTTGTCGTTGATCGCCAAAGAGGACGCTTTGGGCCGTCGCCTGCAGGATGAATCGCTTCCCCAACGAAGAAGGGCACCGCGCAAAAAAACGCCAGCAGGAGCGAGTGATGGCGAAGCGTGA
- a CDS encoding toll/interleukin-1 receptor domain-containing protein, translated as MPNRTKVFISYSRQDKRWLTEVKKYLKPLVRNGLELWHDNCIEPGDRWEEKIEQALYQTKVAILLITQDFFNSDYIEAKELSLLLRAAKNNEVTIIPLYLTDTFSTNEELSRIQGINDPKFSLDKLVESEQKTVLVSLSEQIRNLFSNSTQIGFGSWEEQRKPERNSEPVRVALIAVNSPTHHSLWNALSVGLSA; from the coding sequence ATGCCAAATCGAACAAAAGTTTTTATTAGCTATAGCCGTCAGGATAAACGTTGGTTAACTGAAGTAAAAAAATACTTGAAGCCACTTGTTAGAAATGGATTGGAACTATGGCACGACAATTGTATCGAACCTGGCGATAGATGGGAAGAAAAAATTGAGCAGGCCTTATATCAAACAAAAGTTGCAATTCTTCTTATAACCCAAGATTTCTTTAATTCAGATTATATAGAAGCCAAGGAACTTTCGCTGCTTTTACGTGCGGCTAAAAATAACGAGGTGACTATTATTCCGTTGTATCTAACGGACACTTTCTCCACTAATGAAGAATTATCGCGTATTCAAGGAATCAATGATCCTAAATTTTCACTTGATAAATTAGTTGAATCTGAGCAAAAAACTGTTTTGGTAAGTTTGAGTGAACAGATTAGAAATCTATTTAGTAACTCAACACAGATTGGTTTTGGTTCTTGGGAAGAGCAACGAAAACCCGAAAGGAATTCAGAACCTGTTCGCGTGGCGCTTATTGCAGTTAATTCTCCTACGCATCATTCACTCTGGAATGCATTAAGCGTTGGGCTCTCCGCATAA
- a CDS encoding B12-binding domain-containing radical SAM protein, with translation MLSGDLRGYFGAKVSVVVQRVDRDRDISSCIKEIQNHKPDIIGFSIGLGSLELAESLYKQCSDIQLCGDQAPKLVLGNKIPSYYPKDCIDRFPKAAVVVGEGELALRDLVEVVRGNILIKKVSNLVYKLDNGVLEQNKSEEAPDLKDLDYPPSVDTVPEIVKRGGNALVQASRGCPWSQCAYCTIFSFRGGKRWESFSNERIIANIELLVAQGITEIEFADDEFLGGRTSVRIRRCNILVEAFRKIRERVKDFSFRIFLEPSTIYRSNDISGNEDIRKLLQELKSVGLERVYIGVESGSNKQLERYKRDGRLDVIKGAIKVLTDIGIDMDAGFIMFDTFATLEELQDNIVLFRSLPKGSNTWPFRPLAINEGSDYLKDCIKWNVKLTKNLSYMSYTCDYFDPSVRLIAQTIDAVSLHTRTLFYALKRGSTMYYSDKKRTDSIRFCQEYVNRNSDIYIDLLEELVFSAQKGILDTANLIIEAEEKLKKLVAEVKKSVKDVLIDDPDYFLHDEITRIESLHVLIDVPPVATFSASSLRRIVIVDLDHTLFDSTAVRRKCAEQAIKELGLSEKIENEALDLYCRCIYDNYADYELNKFPDFRVVWNTAESYRVLLALIELGIHPQNYQKESESQGFYLRLRGMIDDIYQQYSSKIKKAQDIFWKTPMVLYDYAIEFLDNLKNDSQYNLILASEGDNICQGSKIKYLGLDKYFDSDHVKITGKALAATSLKVMAERAYKEIQKKIYISRKSMFELNITNTENDNLKNEIIAKVKWYYKILEVIDWIVLYALSVYTKNRIVDRLSVLEIANSQIEMPGDKVQVLMIGDRWSDMEPYTHLCRQLHTVQIRQGPYMNETIGKADYCAINLQEIGVYLSKSDTWVKILPMDIENLPEKGMIDMDKNISRELKTLSRTKNLKAVRSLAGEICRMLNIK, from the coding sequence GTGTTATCCGGAGATTTGCGGGGGTATTTCGGAGCCAAGGTTTCAGTTGTTGTACAAAGGGTCGATCGTGATCGAGACATTTCTTCTTGCATCAAGGAGATACAAAATCATAAGCCTGATATTATTGGATTCTCTATAGGTCTTGGCTCATTGGAACTTGCAGAATCGCTTTACAAACAGTGTTCAGACATTCAACTTTGCGGAGATCAAGCGCCGAAACTTGTACTTGGGAATAAAATCCCGTCTTATTACCCAAAAGATTGCATAGATCGATTTCCTAAAGCTGCTGTTGTTGTTGGAGAAGGAGAATTGGCTCTACGTGACTTGGTAGAAGTGGTACGTGGGAACATTTTAATTAAAAAGGTATCCAATCTCGTCTATAAATTAGATAATGGTGTTTTGGAGCAAAACAAGTCAGAAGAGGCTCCTGACCTTAAAGATCTTGATTACCCACCGTCGGTAGATACAGTTCCTGAAATCGTAAAGCGAGGAGGAAACGCACTTGTCCAAGCAAGTCGTGGATGTCCTTGGTCCCAATGTGCTTATTGTACAATATTTTCTTTTCGTGGGGGCAAGCGTTGGGAGTCCTTTTCGAACGAGAGAATTATAGCAAATATAGAATTGCTTGTAGCTCAAGGGATTACCGAAATTGAATTTGCCGATGATGAATTTCTTGGCGGTCGAACTTCAGTAAGGATTAGGCGTTGTAATATTTTGGTAGAAGCATTTCGAAAAATACGTGAACGTGTTAAAGATTTTTCTTTTCGGATTTTTCTTGAGCCGTCTACAATTTATCGAAGTAATGATATTAGTGGTAATGAAGATATTAGAAAATTGCTTCAAGAGCTCAAGTCTGTCGGACTTGAAAGAGTATATATTGGAGTTGAAAGCGGTTCGAATAAACAGCTGGAGAGATATAAACGCGATGGTAGACTTGATGTTATAAAAGGAGCCATCAAAGTTCTGACAGATATTGGTATAGATATGGATGCTGGTTTTATAATGTTTGACACTTTTGCCACATTGGAAGAACTTCAAGACAATATAGTATTGTTTCGTTCCTTACCAAAAGGTTCGAATACTTGGCCTTTTCGACCCCTTGCCATCAATGAGGGGTCTGATTACCTGAAGGATTGTATTAAATGGAACGTGAAGCTTACAAAGAATCTCTCTTACATGAGTTATACCTGTGATTACTTTGATCCAAGTGTTCGACTTATTGCGCAAACAATAGACGCTGTTAGCTTACATACTCGCACTCTTTTCTACGCATTAAAACGTGGTAGTACAATGTACTATTCTGATAAGAAAAGAACGGATTCGATACGATTTTGCCAAGAATACGTTAACAGAAATAGTGATATATATATCGATTTATTAGAAGAATTGGTGTTTTCTGCTCAAAAAGGAATTTTGGATACTGCCAATTTAATAATCGAGGCGGAAGAAAAACTTAAAAAACTTGTTGCTGAGGTAAAGAAAAGCGTTAAAGATGTCTTGATAGATGACCCTGACTATTTTCTTCATGATGAAATAACTCGTATAGAGTCGTTACATGTTTTGATTGATGTACCACCAGTAGCAACATTTTCTGCAAGTTCTTTACGTAGAATCGTTATCGTAGATCTTGATCATACACTTTTTGATTCTACTGCAGTACGTCGAAAGTGTGCCGAACAAGCCATTAAAGAATTGGGACTCTCAGAAAAAATAGAAAATGAAGCACTTGATCTTTACTGTCGATGTATTTATGATAACTATGCCGACTATGAACTAAACAAATTTCCAGATTTTCGTGTTGTATGGAATACAGCGGAGTCATACAGGGTTTTATTGGCTCTCATTGAATTGGGTATTCATCCTCAAAACTATCAAAAAGAATCTGAAAGCCAGGGCTTTTATTTAAGATTGAGGGGTATGATTGATGATATTTATCAACAATATTCTAGCAAAATTAAAAAGGCACAAGATATTTTCTGGAAAACACCTATGGTTCTATATGATTATGCAATAGAATTTTTAGATAATTTAAAAAATGATTCTCAATATAATTTAATTCTCGCGTCGGAAGGTGATAATATATGTCAGGGTAGTAAAATTAAATATTTAGGATTAGATAAATATTTCGATAGTGATCATGTAAAAATCACGGGGAAGGCGTTAGCTGCAACTTCGCTAAAAGTAATGGCTGAAAGAGCTTATAAGGAGATTCAAAAAAAGATTTATATTTCGCGCAAGTCTATGTTTGAATTAAATATAACAAATACAGAAAACGATAATTTGAAGAATGAAATCATAGCCAAGGTGAAATGGTACTATAAAATCTTGGAAGTAATCGACTGGATTGTTTTATATGCACTTTCTGTATACACTAAAAATAGAATAGTTGATCGGCTTAGTGTTTTAGAAATTGCAAATAGTCAGATCGAGATGCCTGGTGATAAGGTTCAGGTTCTTATGATTGGAGATAGATGGAGCGATATGGAGCCATATACGCATCTGTGTAGGCAACTTCATACAGTCCAGATTAGGCAAGGGCCATATATGAATGAAACCATCGGAAAAGCTGATTATTGTGCAATAAACCTCCAAGAGATAGGTGTGTATCTATCAAAATCTGATACATGGGTAAAAATATTACCTATGGATATCGAAAATCTACCAGAAAAGGGTATGATTGATATGGATAAAAATATTTCTAGGGAACTCAAAACACTTTCGCGTACAAAAAATTTGAAAGCTGTCAGGTCTCTTGCTGGAGAAATATGTCGCATGCTTAATATTAAATAA
- a CDS encoding NUDIX domain-containing protein, with product MGEWKWNSSCEIYRSPWIRLREDSVLRPDGKPGTYDVVEMKGGVGIVAYRGNTHICLVGQYRYAPACYSWEIPKGAFEGFGMTEDPLETAKRELKEETGLYGGRWTSLVSLHTLMGSTNDLVHLFTVEDLTEGPTEMEATEDITVRYVTLSEFDQMVFDGLITDATSIAAVAIAQKNSIR from the coding sequence ATGGGTGAATGGAAATGGAATAGTAGTTGCGAGATATATCGTAGCCCGTGGATTCGATTACGAGAGGATAGCGTACTTCGGCCAGATGGAAAACCGGGGACTTATGACGTCGTTGAAATGAAAGGTGGAGTAGGGATTGTTGCGTATCGTGGCAATACCCATATTTGTCTTGTCGGGCAGTATCGCTATGCTCCTGCTTGCTATTCATGGGAAATTCCGAAAGGCGCTTTTGAGGGTTTCGGAATGACAGAGGACCCTTTGGAGACAGCAAAACGGGAGTTAAAAGAAGAGACCGGTCTATATGGAGGGCGGTGGACTTCTCTTGTTTCTCTACACACACTAATGGGTTCAACAAACGATCTGGTACATCTTTTTACAGTAGAGGATCTAACCGAAGGTCCTACGGAAATGGAGGCGACTGAAGATATTACGGTTCGTTATGTAACGCTTTCGGAATTTGACCAAATGGTTTTTGATGGCTTAATTACGGATGCTACCAGTATCGCCGCTGTGGCAATTGCTCAGAAAAACTCGATCAGGTAA
- a CDS encoding toll/interleukin-1 receptor domain-containing protein — protein sequence MAVVFISYSWIDEFDPVQNRWGRVPNPRVRELADRLRNDGVDVRLDIYFRDGLHGFSQPQPIPGNPQDPWLAWSAQQIAEADSVLLFCTPEYAYSDPAHRMFNGEWSDWSQLNETTRIDRQHDVPFRWWDWYAINRESSERPEKFILIGLGHYHRDQMPPVNHGASYTDIATEAGYNTLLMRILQVWHRRVPRQGIFISYAHNDGDHWLQMLRVHLSWLERNHGVEIWSDQNIQPGQKWRRSIQEALHRAKVAVLLVSENFLNSDFITNSELPKMLQAAESDGVTIFWIPVRSSSYRQSPISEFQSAHPPEKPLSSLPAPEQDQAFVAIAEKLAAILGLVER from the coding sequence ATGGCAGTAGTATTCATCAGTTATAGTTGGATCGACGAATTCGATCCGGTACAGAACCGGTGGGGTCGCGTGCCTAATCCCAGAGTGAGAGAACTCGCCGATCGTTTACGCAACGATGGTGTAGATGTCAGACTTGATATCTACTTTCGCGATGGTCTCCACGGCTTTTCTCAGCCACAGCCAATACCTGGCAATCCTCAGGATCCTTGGCTTGCTTGGTCGGCTCAGCAGATCGCAGAAGCCGATTCAGTATTGCTCTTTTGCACGCCCGAGTATGCCTACTCGGATCCCGCGCACCGTATGTTCAATGGCGAATGGTCTGACTGGTCTCAACTGAACGAAACTACCAGAATCGATCGGCAACACGACGTTCCCTTTCGCTGGTGGGACTGGTATGCGATCAATCGAGAGTCGTCCGAACGACCAGAGAAATTCATTCTGATCGGTCTCGGACACTACCACAGGGATCAAATGCCACCTGTAAACCACGGCGCCAGCTACACTGACATCGCAACCGAAGCTGGCTATAACACACTTCTGATGCGTATCCTCCAGGTCTGGCATAGGCGCGTTCCACGCCAGGGGATCTTCATCAGCTACGCTCATAACGACGGTGACCACTGGTTACAGATGCTACGCGTTCACCTTTCGTGGCTCGAACGCAACCATGGCGTTGAGATCTGGAGTGACCAGAACATACAGCCCGGGCAGAAATGGCGCAGAAGTATCCAAGAAGCACTTCATCGGGCGAAGGTGGCCGTACTTCTCGTATCAGAAAACTTCTTGAACTCCGACTTCATTACAAACAGCGAGTTACCGAAAATGCTTCAGGCGGCTGAATCTGATGGCGTGACGATCTTTTGGATTCCTGTCCGCTCCTCTTCATACAGGCAAAGCCCGATCAGTGAATTCCAGTCGGCACATCCACCTGAGAAACCATTATCAAGCTTACCCGCTCCCGAGCAAGACCAAGCATTCGTTGCCATCGCCGAGAAGCTCGCAGCAATCCTCGGGCTTGTTGAACGTTAG